The Halomonas sp. 7T genome contains a region encoding:
- a CDS encoding recombination-associated protein RdgC: MWFKHLHLYRLHGAPELDSSALESALDTHAAKPLGNADARRLGWTAPAGRLGAGQLLHEIQGHRLISALRQERLLPASVVKEEVDEKVADIEASEGRKVTRKERTALKEQVTEELLPRAFVRSQKIDLWWDTRRHLIGINASSRTRAEDILDLLRETLGSLKATPISSQTLPIRAMTTWLGDPASRPSDLQLGDQVELKAKGDDGVLRARQVDLDSDEIQQLLESGRQASKLAISLEGRLSFVLHDDLALKSLRFGDALIEEADHADDGDDALARLETDFILMAQALSDDVIRLLEWLGGETQREPAAHQEA, from the coding sequence ATGTGGTTTAAGCACCTGCATTTATATCGCCTGCATGGCGCCCCTGAACTAGACAGTTCAGCGTTAGAAAGCGCACTTGATACCCATGCAGCCAAGCCTCTGGGTAATGCCGATGCACGCCGGCTTGGCTGGACAGCCCCCGCAGGCCGCCTAGGCGCAGGGCAATTGCTGCACGAAATCCAAGGGCATCGGCTGATTTCAGCGTTGCGCCAGGAGCGCCTGCTACCCGCCTCCGTCGTGAAGGAAGAGGTCGACGAGAAAGTCGCGGATATTGAAGCCAGCGAAGGCCGCAAAGTTACCCGCAAAGAAAGAACCGCTTTAAAAGAGCAGGTTACGGAGGAGCTGTTGCCCCGTGCGTTTGTGCGTAGCCAAAAAATTGACCTATGGTGGGATACACGCCGCCACTTGATTGGCATTAATGCTAGCTCACGCACTCGTGCCGAAGATATTCTGGACCTGCTGCGTGAAACCCTTGGCAGCTTAAAAGCCACGCCAATCTCATCCCAAACGCTGCCTATTCGCGCCATGACCACATGGCTTGGTGACCCTGCCAGCCGCCCTTCCGACCTGCAACTGGGCGATCAGGTGGAGCTAAAAGCCAAAGGCGACGACGGCGTTTTACGGGCGCGCCAAGTCGATTTAGATAGTGATGAAATACAGCAATTACTTGAAAGTGGCCGCCAAGCCAGCAAACTCGCCATCAGCCTGGAAGGCCGCTTAAGCTTTGTGCTCCACGATGATTTAGCGCTGAAATCGCTGCGTTTTGGCGACGCACTGATTGAAGAGGCAGACCACGCTGATGATGGTGACGACGCCTTGGCAAGGCTGGAAACCGATTTTATTTTGATGGCACAGGCACTCTCCGACGATGTCATCCGCTTGTTAGAGTGGCTTGGCGGTGAAACACAGCGGGAACCTGCCGCGCATCAAGAAGCCTAA
- a CDS encoding acyl-CoA thioesterase, with protein sequence MSGAITHVGMRVRGYHLDGYGHVNNARYLEFMEEGRWAFFDEHPSLIKQLHQAGYAFVVVNLNIDYRAAAVQNDDLRVLTGIVEVGERSALCHHRILRKDDTLVAQADLTFVLLDMKANKAAAIDGDVRDVLKGLVVTKEAFTA encoded by the coding sequence ATGTCTGGGGCAATTACACACGTAGGTATGCGGGTTCGCGGCTATCACCTGGATGGCTATGGCCACGTGAATAATGCGCGATATCTTGAATTTATGGAGGAGGGTCGTTGGGCTTTTTTCGATGAACATCCGAGCTTGATTAAGCAACTGCATCAGGCGGGCTATGCGTTTGTAGTGGTTAATTTGAATATTGACTATCGCGCAGCGGCGGTACAAAACGATGATCTTCGTGTATTGACGGGGATTGTTGAGGTAGGCGAGCGCAGCGCGCTTTGTCATCACCGCATTCTGCGCAAAGATGACACTTTAGTCGCTCAGGCCGACCTTACGTTTGTGCTATTGGATATGAAAGCCAACAAGGCGGCGGCGATCGACGGTGATGTGCGTGACGTACTTAAGGGGCTTGTTGTCACAAAAGAAGCATTTACCGCGTAA
- the gyrA gene encoding DNA gyrase subunit A, with the protein MGDIAREILPVNIEDELKQSYLDYAMSVIIGRALPDVRDGLKPVHRRVLFAMHELGNDWNKPYKKSARVVGDVIGKYHPHGDSAVYDTIVRMAQHFSMRHVLVDGQGNFGSIDGDSAAAMRYTEVRMARLAHELLADLEKDTVDWVDNYDGTERIPEVMPTKVPNLLINGSSGIAVGMATNIPPHNMREVIDGCLALIDDYTLTVDDLMQYIPGPDFPTGGIINGRAGILDAYRTGRGRIYVRACHTIEHHDKSGRDHIIISELPYQVNKARLIEKIAELVKEKKIEGIAELRDESDKDGLRVVIEVKRGESGDVVVNNLFAQTQLQNVFGINMVALENGQPRTLNLKEMLEAFIRHRREVVTRRTLYELKKARERGHLLEGLAVAISNIDEVIELIKASPNAAEAREKLLAKIWQPGQVTAMLERAGATSCKPEDLDEGFGLNPSATEYRLSPAQAQAILELRLHRLTGLETEKLLSEYLTILEKIAEFTAILASPDRLMEVIREELHAVRDQFGDDRRTEIQASHLDLSIEDLIAEEDMVVTVSRSGYAKTQPLSDYQAQRRGGRGKSATSMKDEDVIEHLLVASTHDTVLLFSNRGKVYWLKVYEMPNASRGSRGKPLVNMLPLEEGEAVNAILPVRDYDPEHYIFFATANGTVKRTSLEQFSRPRSVGLIAIDLEESDRLVGAAITSGSDHAMLLSSNGKAIRFEEGNVRAMGRTARGVRGMRLAKGAEVISLIIPKSQQIDAEADVEADVELQAASQELVQSEGQIYIMTASENGYGKRTRLEEFPLRGRGGQGVIAMQTSERNGSLVAAMQVYDSDEMMLITDRGTLVRTRVDEVSTTSRNTQGVMLIRLGKEEKLVKTVRVDEPAESDFEALEEGESNIVEGGAQEPGTDDTSL; encoded by the coding sequence ATGGGTGACATCGCCAGAGAAATCTTGCCCGTCAATATTGAAGACGAGCTCAAGCAGTCGTACCTCGACTATGCGATGAGTGTCATTATCGGTCGCGCGCTTCCCGACGTGCGCGATGGCCTCAAGCCTGTTCACCGGCGTGTGCTGTTTGCCATGCATGAACTGGGTAATGACTGGAATAAACCGTACAAGAAATCGGCGCGTGTTGTCGGCGATGTCATCGGTAAATACCACCCGCACGGTGACAGTGCGGTATATGACACCATCGTACGTATGGCCCAGCACTTCTCCATGCGTCACGTACTGGTCGATGGCCAAGGTAACTTTGGTTCTATCGACGGTGACAGTGCCGCCGCTATGCGTTACACCGAGGTGCGCATGGCGCGCCTCGCTCACGAGCTTTTGGCCGATCTTGAAAAAGATACGGTTGACTGGGTTGATAACTACGACGGCACTGAACGCATTCCTGAGGTCATGCCGACGAAAGTCCCCAATTTGCTAATTAACGGCTCGTCGGGCATTGCGGTGGGTATGGCCACCAATATTCCGCCGCATAATATGCGGGAGGTCATTGATGGCTGTTTGGCATTAATCGATGACTATACGCTCACCGTTGATGACCTGATGCAGTACATCCCCGGCCCGGATTTTCCCACCGGTGGCATTATTAATGGCCGTGCTGGCATTTTAGATGCTTACCGCACGGGGCGTGGGCGCATTTACGTGCGTGCCTGCCACACCATTGAGCATCACGATAAGAGTGGTCGTGATCACATCATTATCTCTGAGCTGCCCTATCAGGTGAATAAAGCGCGGCTGATTGAGAAAATCGCTGAGCTGGTGAAAGAGAAAAAGATTGAAGGCATCGCCGAGCTGCGTGACGAGTCCGATAAAGACGGCTTGCGCGTGGTGATTGAAGTAAAACGCGGCGAGTCTGGCGACGTTGTGGTGAATAACCTGTTTGCCCAAACACAGCTGCAAAACGTGTTTGGTATTAATATGGTGGCGCTTGAAAATGGCCAGCCACGTACGCTCAATCTTAAAGAGATGCTCGAAGCGTTTATTCGCCATCGCCGTGAAGTGGTTACTCGCCGCACGCTGTATGAGCTGAAGAAAGCCCGTGAGCGTGGTCATTTGTTGGAAGGTTTGGCTGTCGCCATTTCTAACATCGACGAAGTCATCGAGCTGATTAAGGCATCGCCCAACGCCGCCGAAGCGCGCGAAAAGCTGCTCGCTAAAATCTGGCAGCCGGGCCAGGTGACCGCCATGCTGGAGCGCGCTGGCGCTACCTCTTGCAAGCCGGAAGACCTTGATGAAGGGTTTGGTCTTAACCCCTCGGCAACCGAGTACCGCCTGTCGCCTGCCCAGGCTCAGGCCATCCTTGAGCTTCGCTTACATCGCTTAACCGGCCTTGAAACAGAGAAGCTGCTCAGCGAATACCTGACGATTCTTGAAAAAATTGCTGAGTTCACGGCAATTTTGGCGTCACCTGATCGGCTAATGGAAGTAATCCGTGAAGAGCTGCACGCCGTGCGTGACCAGTTTGGTGATGACCGCCGCACGGAAATTCAGGCCAGCCATTTAGATCTTTCTATCGAAGACCTGATCGCCGAAGAAGACATGGTGGTGACCGTCTCTCGCTCGGGCTACGCCAAGACTCAGCCGTTGTCAGACTATCAAGCGCAGCGCCGGGGTGGTCGCGGTAAGTCAGCCACTTCCATGAAAGATGAAGATGTCATTGAGCATCTGCTGGTGGCGTCTACTCATGACACCGTGTTGCTATTCTCAAACCGTGGCAAAGTGTACTGGCTAAAAGTGTACGAAATGCCTAATGCTAGCCGTGGCTCGCGAGGCAAACCACTGGTCAACATGCTGCCGCTGGAAGAGGGTGAGGCGGTTAACGCGATTCTGCCGGTGCGCGATTACGACCCCGAGCACTACATTTTCTTTGCCACGGCCAATGGCACCGTTAAACGTACCAGTCTTGAGCAATTCTCTCGTCCGCGTAGCGTCGGCTTAATCGCCATTGATCTTGAAGAGAGCGACCGCTTGGTCGGTGCTGCCATTACTTCTGGCAGTGATCACGCCATGCTGCTCTCCTCGAACGGAAAAGCCATTCGCTTTGAAGAGGGTAATGTGCGCGCCATGGGCCGCACGGCACGGGGTGTCCGTGGTATGCGTTTGGCGAAGGGTGCGGAAGTCATCAGTCTGATTATTCCAAAGAGCCAGCAGATTGACGCCGAGGCAGATGTAGAGGCCGACGTGGAGTTGCAAGCAGCGTCGCAAGAGCTGGTTCAGTCGGAAGGCCAGATCTACATTATGACCGCCAGTGAGAACGGCTACGGAAAGCGTACACGCCTTGAAGAGTTCCCGCTGCGTGGCCGTGGGGGGCAGGGCGTTATCGCTATGCAAACCAGCGAGCGTAATGGTTCGCTAGTGGCGGCGATGCAAGTGTATGACAGCGATGAAATGATGCTGATTACCGACCGTGGCACCCTGGTGCGTACCCGCGTCGATGAAGTCTCCACTACCTCGCGCAATACCCAGGGCGTGATGCTGATTCGTTTAGGTAAAGAAGAAAAACTGGTGAAAACTGTCCGTGTTGATGAGCCAGCGGAAAGCGACTTTGAGGCGCTTGAAGAGGGTGAGTCAAACATAGTTGAAGGTGGCGCACAGGAACCGGGAACCGATGACACGTCATTATAA